The genomic stretch AAGTTCATCTGTTGTCTAAAGCAAGTCCACAAAGGGAAAGTCTTAAAACTGTGCGGCGTTCAGTTTAAAGCTCAGTAATGGAAGAACCATTTTTGCCTGTGTGCATTCAGCAACTTTAAAGACGTACATGTACATATTCTCCTTCCTTATTCATGTGTGAAATAGAAAGCTATTACCAGTCAGAAGGTTCATcctctgaataaaaataaaacatttgatcCTGATATCCAAAAAGCTGTTTCACCTGTTCAACTGTAACATTTTTTTCAGCCCACTGAGAAGACCTCAGTACACAGAGCAATGGTTCTGTTATGTTAAAAGACATTTTCTAAGACACTGACTTCcatttattttcaacagaaaatggaTGGCATTACTGTCCGCTGTGCCTTAGAAAATCTTCTTAGAGGACAAGCAAACATTCATGTCTTGTCTATCATGTTTTCCAAAGCAAATAGTTTCAAGATCTACACTGTACCTCAGAAATCAAGTAGTGCCAATGCAACACACTCATTTTTACCAAAAATTCTAAACCGTTGTGTATTTTCATCATTTCCTCTCACTCATAATCCTGGATAAATCAACACAGCATCTACCCATGAGTAATTTATTACAGATATAAACCTACAAATAAAACCTAATAATTATCCAAACCCCCAAAGCTATGCAGAGTCTGTACATGCCATTCACTGCAGTTTTGTTAACAATTTGATGTTTTCTTGCAGACCCTCGTAATATTCAGTGCTTTTCCAAGAGCCCCAAATACTAAAATCAAGAGAGTGTATGTCCTGTAATGCTGTTTTTTCCTATAGAATATCAGGAAATGAACTACATAGGTTCCACAAAAGCTGTTCTTTGTGGGAAGCTTGGATAAAAACCCTTGGCAATGGCTATGGTGTGGATATGTTGTGACTACTGCCTTTCTCGCTCACTACAAATGATCTCGCTGTGTCTTTATGTTTCCTTACGCCCATTTGCCAATTCATCATCAGGTGATAAACCACTTGGGCACGGAACACCTTTGATAAACGTACAGCACCCAGCACAACATAATAGCTTGAATGATTGCTTAAGGTTTCTAAGCATTACGACGATGACTTCCCTCAAAGGCTTTGCTATTCCAAGCCATGCTCCTCGACCTCCTCATTCCTCTTCCCATCACTTTAACCATTCATCCATCATGGCAAAATTCAATATGGCAAAAAAATCCTGAGCCAGCTCTGTGCccacatttaattttaatattgaaTAGACGGGACATAACAGTGTCTTAACAGTGAAAGTCATTATATCCAAAGTGTTTGCAGGATTACAGCTTACCTTTTTATGTATATTGCTTAAAAGTGAATTTGCATGAGACTCGAGGGGGAGAAATCAGATGAGAATGAAAGAAACAGATGCAGTAGGGAATCCCGAATTTTCTGGACATGACTACTCCGTTTGGACCATGTCCAAACCACGGCCTAATCATACACAGCCTTCAGCAAGCGGCCATTTTAGAACTGTATATTCCTCTTGATTTCAACAGTATATACAGAAATGTTCACGGGTTTGGGCTTAGCTTTTATGTTCCTTAATATCAGGACCAGTATCATCTCATTTATCATCTCACCAAGCATACTGTGACTTTATaagccaataaaaataaaataaagcaagaaatttaaaatacagatattgGTGAGCATCAAtccttaaaaaataagaaaaaaaaaagactttttcaaaaggttttttaaaacatcttaaaTAAGGAAATTTTGTAACTCATTTCTTCCTTTAAGAAATTCCCTTTAATctgaaatttaattatttcatttttagttaTTAATTTAATGCTGTTGTTATTCCAAAGGTATTTATAGCTTTTGCTTGGAAACGTAAACACGAGCTATTTTTGAAGTGCTGAATCAAGAAATACACCTCATGCAGCTACACcttatcttttgtttttctgtgcttaaaaaagcaaagaacaatcAAGAGACAGATTCTCGTGAGAGGAACTCACTCATAGCCTGCTTGGCATTGCTGCTCTATAATTACACTAATTGGTTCAAGATTTCTTTATTAATGTTTCCATGGAAATCCTGGCTGTGATAGCTGCTTGCATGTTGGGTCTAATTTTGGTAGCTTAATCGAATTAGCGGCACCCAATCCATGAAAGTCTGAAACATGGTCAATGGCCACCTCCACCTTCGACAGGACTACAGGCCATAGAAAACTATTGATTGTATCTGCAGTGTCCAAAACAGAGTATCCAGCCTCTGAACACACTCTAGTTTCCACCTAAAATCTAGAAATAACAATTCTACATATCCATATCTAATATATCTAATATCTAAAAATAACAATTTCTACAACCATGGAACTTAAGCAAATCTAGCAAAGGTGCCAAAGCAGTTCACTGTTTGCCTTCACCGCAGTCACAGTTTGGGTTTAAGCATGGATCAAGATGTAGAATCATCTTGTTCCACCTAACTTTCCATGTTTAAAGTCTTCATAAATTGCTTGAAGAATGCTGTTAAGAGAAGGCAAAGAGCAAAAATCAACTTGACACCCAGCATCCAGCAGCATTAGGGTCAGGAGTACTGTGGCCGTGGCGTCATTTCTGAGGCAGGTACTCCTGAGGGGGTGTTCCTGAGGGGGGTTATTCCTGAGGGGGGTGTTTCTGAGAGGGCTGTTTTTGAGAGGGGATATTTCTGAGAGGCTGTTTCTGAGGGAGGACATTCCTGAGGGGGATGTTTCTGAGGGGGGTTGTTTCTGAGGGGGGTACTCCTGACGGGGGGCTATTCCTGAGGGGGGGGGTGTTTCTGAGGGGGGGTGTTTCTGACGGGGTGTGTTTCTGAGAGGGGGGGtattcctggggggggggggtactcCTGAGCGATAGCGTCGCCTCCCGCCCGCGAATGCTAACGGGGAAGTCTGTGGTCCCGCCGACTTGAGCGGCTGAAGCCCGTCAGCCTGCGAGGGCAGCGGCgcagggccgcggggcgccgcgctccccgccgcggccatGGCGCGGGCCCGGCCCGCAGCATCCAGGGCGCCCTTTTccctcccgccgccggcagcggcgcCTGCGCGGCAAGCGGCGGTGGGGTCCAGGTCGCCGGGGGGAGGCGGTTTGCTGCCGCCGCCCGCCATAGCCCGCCTTCACGGggccggcgggagcgcggggagcggccgcggccGTTACCTCGTAGAGGCCGAGGAGGTTGTGGCGCCTGAAGTAGGCTCGGAGCTCGGGGCCCGCGTCCCTGAGGGACGACATGGCGGCGccgcgcagggctgcggcggcggTTGCCTGGCAACGCGCGGGCCtgcgggccgggccccgctcgcCCTGCTCCGGGGTCACTGCTGCAGGCGCGAGAGGGCCTTTAGGCTGCCGCGTaaaaagaggctgagagaggGGTATCTCTAGCAATTAGATCTTttcagtgtgtatatatatatttaatacgttgccatgttttattaaaactttACATAGTATTTTTGCTTCCTGCAGCCCCCCGCCGGTAACCGCAAGGCGGTGACGAGCCGCGAGGAGCCGGAGccgcgcggctgcggcggggcgggggtcgGGCCCGGGCGGTGCCGGatggggcggccccgcgcggcggcggcggcggccgtggcggtggcgggggtcgggcccgggcggcgccggatggggcggccccgcgcggcggcggcggccgtggcggTGGCGGGCCGGGGatgggagcggcgcggggcgccgcgctgaGGGCCGGtgcgctggggctgctgctgctggcggccggCGCCTGTTACTGCCtctggcggcgggcggcgggcggaggccgccgggggcggcggggaccaGGCGCTtcggccgggggcggccgggaggCGCCCTGCGGCCCGCCCTCGGGTGAGACTCGGGCGGCAGCAGAGCGAGGGCGCGGCAGCGCTGTTCTTTGTCATAAAacagaggatgaaaaaaaaaaaagatgtttatttttcaagCTAGCCCTTGGGTAATCATAATGAACTTGGACCTTTCTGTCAGAGAGTTGGTGAGGTGTTTGCATGGCGAATGGTGGCGGCGCAAATGAGGAATTAAAAAGGGCTGCGCACCCTGCCCAGGGTACGCCCGCGCGTGCCAGCAAAACGGCGTTAGCCGCAGTTTCTGGAAGCAGCAGTCAGCAGGTCAGAAGTTTTAGTCTCTTTTCCTGCAGTGTCCAGAGTCACAAATTTCATTgcagagaacagaaggaaaattttACGTGTTTGGTGAATATTGCTAATAATTTTGGAAGGAAGGTTTTGCTGGTGGTTAACCAAAGAATAACATCCCAAGTTATTACTATGTGCTCCTTGTATTTTCTACTTTGAAAAGAAGTCATAAGGCCCAAGAAAAGGGAGTGAAATCCTACTTCTGTTGTAAAACAGAATCTTTTTGCCATTATATGATGGTTGGATACAGTAAAACTCAGATCGCTGTGGCCTGCAACCGAGAGCTGAAACTCAGGTTTCCAAAGACATTAAGTGGTAGCTAATGGAAATGTCTCAAACTTTatataaagtattttatttaattttttagtgTTGACAGATAACCATCCTCCCAAATCACCCCATACCATGGATGCTGATGATCTGCAGAAACTTATTCACTTACTCCAGTCCACAGATGATCCATTAATTCAAGAACAAGCTTTAATCACTCTCAGCAACAGTGCTGCCTTCTCTGTGAATCAAGTAAGTTTTGTTTTATAGCAAACAACGGTGTTTCAATATTAGTTAGTTTGGAAAATGAGAGGTGCTGTTCTTCATAAGAGTAACATGAGACTGGAGGCAGTGATATCTAACATCCATTTTATGTTTATGCCTTAATTTTCTGTTATTCCAAAGAATATAACCTACTTGCATTACAAGACTTATGTAAGGTTAATGTTTGTATAAATTGTGTACAACTTAATGTTTGTACAGAGCTCTGTATTGTAAAAATGCTATAAATATCTTTATATCTTTCATTGCTTAAAGTAACATAATGTCAGTTAAAGGGTTGAATTTGAGAAGGGTTAAATACTTGCAGGTTTCAGGATCAGGTCTGAAATTTACTCGGATAATTTAAACTATTTCTTATGTTTATAAAGTTGTATGCCAACTATATCATAGTTAGCAACTTTCCAACTGTGCAAGTCCGTTCAATTCAATTAGAAATACACAGGAAGACTTTTAGATGGATGCGTATTTTCATGCCTGTGTAGAGGAAAATAAGCATccatttttgtcatttctttaTCAAAATGGATTGTGATAAAATGTCCAAATGTTTCCTCCAGAAgtcacttttttgttgttttgagatACTTATAACTATACTAACTACTTTGGCttcttaaaatcattttctgaatAGAAATCTCTCAGAACTGCTGGAAGGTCATGAAATCTCGAGgcccatttttcattttcttgaaaacGCTGTAGTGGTTTTTGGATGATAGTTGGAGTTCTGAGTGAGAggactgaaaaaacaaactttcaagggaaaagaaagataaagTTTTAGAACCTCTCCCTGTGATACTGTAAAGCTGCAGcttgaaattctgttttgttcAGACAGGCGTTTTAGATACTGTGACCTGTTCACTGGCTCAGCTATTCTGTTCTCATTATGAGAATAGAGATTAATAGAATTATGAGCTATTCTCATTATGCAATAATTATTTATCTTTGATCATTTATAATCTGAAATGATTTAGGCAGGTTTTGCAGGTCAGATCTTAAAAGCGAAGGTGTTTTGCCATTGTCAGATAAGGGGATATACTTTAGCCCCAAGCAGGACTGTTCTTAATTTCAATGGAAGCAATATATGCAAAGCCAAAAGGTAGCTTAGTGATTGCGCATCTTCATAGAATTAACATCCTTTAATTTGACACAAGCAAAACATAACAGATCTTATTTTACCTGTTCTAGGAGCTGTCTTAATTTGTGAGCTCTTCCAAAATTTGTTAATTTTATGAGCAACTCTTCAGAAGGATATATGCCATTGTTGTCTTTGTCAAACGAAAGTTATTTTCAGACATGGTTTGATACTGTAAGGTGatgtcagttttaaaataaatagtatgcatattttatttttgtatggaATGATAATGTGGAGAAAAAACAACTGTCAATATGCCTACTTTAAAGAGACGTAGTCTGTTCCAGAAGTCTTCATTCAGATGTTCTCTTTGTGTTGAAACGGAAACTTTATTTCAGGAAGGCCTTcagcatttaatttaaaattcatagTAATCTTATTGAATATCTGGTTTATATTTCAGGATATAATTCGAAATTTGGATGGCCTTTCTATTATTGGAAGGGTGCTCTCGGATTGCATCCCCAGGGTTAAAGAAAAAGCACTAAATGCTCTTAATAATTTGAGTATGAACATTAAAAATCAGAAAGAGATACAGGTAAGTTTCCTAAAGGGGAAAAATCAAAGTAATGTGGATATAGGAAATAATGAAGAATTTTCAGCATAATTGTTAAATACAAGAGAAAATGCCAAAATGTTTTGAAGTTAGTAATACTTACAAGTCAGCAGATCTGGATCATCTGTGCATCCCAAGGCCAAAGGGAATAGCTTCAAAAAATGCACTGCATCACTACCggttacattttttaaaaagacacttaAGAAACTAGGCAGTCTATGTTTAGCTTTTACCAAATGCTCGTAAACACAGATTGTGCTGTCAAGATTTGATAGTAAGAGAACGTGGGGCATGACATATTTCCAAATGTGTCTAGAACGTCGGCAAAGGTTGCTTAATAAGATGAGTGGCAGGCCAAACCTAGCATGACTCCGTAGAGAAGGGAACTGGAGAAAGCTATTACTGATCCCCTGGGTTGGTCTGAGACCAATTTTTGAGGACAGTACTTTCATCTTAGAGAACAGTCTATAATAAGCAATGGTAATAAGTCTCACTAGTAAATGCAGTAAATGGTATGGATGAGAGGGGGCCAGCCAtcaaaaaagcagctgttttcaTCGTCTTATTTCTCAATAAATCAAGAAGGGTCCAGGCAGTGAGCAGACATGCAGATTTGAAGATTTTTAGTAGCTTTTGCATTAGCTTGATAAAAAGAGCAGTTTGACTGTATATAGTAGTTTGCAGCGTCTTTAGTcctgagcaattttttttaagtagtgcTTGCCAACAGCAAGTATTTGTATGGGCAGAAAACAACTTCTTTGATAAAGGGGAAAATTGTTTCCTTCTTAGTTAGGGCTTGAAGATGTTGTATGCTGTCACCCAGAAGGAAATTCGGTAAATCATACTTGTTGGTTGTCAGTTGTCATCATTGTTCCTGATTAATACTCTGGTGAATGGGCCAAATGGTTGGAGGAAAGGATTTAATTCCAAGACTTATCCTTAGCTTGTTCTCAGCATCTAAGAAGAACTTAGTGGCTGTAAGTGATTTTTGAGTAAGTCCTTACAGCAAATGTGCTAGTTCTGGAATGAAGTCAAAGCAATTCGCATTTTCAGAGCAACTTATGCTCCAGGAAAGTTAGCAAGCATGACTCTGTAATGTGTGCCCCTATTATGCTAGCAGAatatttgtatattaaaaaagaaatgcttgttTTTGAGTGCCTTGATCAGGTTATGGTTTCAGCCACCAGTATGCAAGATTTTAGGCTGCTGTGCCTAAGATGACCGATAGTATTTGTGAATAAGAGTTCTACTTGTATCAAAAAATGTCTTCTCTCTtatctccttctttttttttcccaggtatATATTATGCAAGTTTGTAAGGACATTGAGTCAGCTCCCTTGAACTCTGATTTGCAGCTAGCTGGACTCAGATTGTTGACAAATATGTCTGTTACCAGTGACTACCACCATATGATGATAAACTCAATTCCATGctttcttcatttgctttcagaaggaaatgaaaggacACAGGTACTGGGTACTGTATTGTGAAAAACCATTTATCAAGTTACTTTACTTGCCTCCTTTATACCATTTTTCTAAAATTGTTTAGATCGTgtttagaaaattaaatattcattaataGATAGCAGATAGTACATGAAATCCTTAAAATAGGGATCTGTATTGCTTCTTCTGAGCAAATTCAGGAAGAGAGGGTACTTTCTAAGCATCTTTTTACATAACGCCTTTCTTTCCCATATGAGGAAAAACTGgatggaaaaacattttcagggAGGAAGGGAATCGTGATACTCCAGCCACTGGGCGAGAGCTGTGGGAGACCAGTGCTGTGTGCACTGCTGTTGCCCCGTGTCTTTGCTATAGCAACTCTAAGATTCTCTTCTGCTCACTACACATTGCTACTAAACCACAGAGCAAGGAGGATCTGCATGTAAAAGGCTTCATTCACGCATGAAACTCTCTGGGTAAACATGCCAACCAGTGAGTTTCGCTTAGAAATCACATGATTACTGTAGCTCtggatttcttttcctgtatGCAGTAGGTTTTTTTGGAAGCTCTGGATACACACAGAGTAGATCATAGTAAATATACATTTCATAGACAAGACATGAGTGCAGAAGTGCACTCTCTGATGAGCTTGATGTACATGGCCATAATAATTATTAGCAGCATAATCTCACTTCATCTCTTGCAACCCTATTGACTGTAATGTGAAATTATGCTTATTTGTGAATTGTCAGAAATATTGAAAGAGAAAAGCTTCAAACATGGGCAAAATTCAGAATTTATTCAAGTTGTCACAGTACCATCAATATCAGTGCACTCAATTGCTTTATTAGATCAAACTTAGTTTTCCTGAATATGAAGTTCCACTAAACTTAAGTACAATAAGTATCCTTTGGCCTTTTCCTTGTGTTTATTTAAACGATTAGTGCCACAAGATGTAGACATGAACATTAGGTCTGAGACGGTACAAAGGTGTGTTTGTACGTGCCTCTGATCAGACTTGAAGTACAGTATTTAAATATCCTCTGTGTACGTTAAATATTCTGTACATTTTACCTACTGTGAGTTGTGTATACATCTTGCCTTATTAGGATATCTAAGGTAAgcagaatttgcttttaaaaatatctgtagtTAGTACATATGTGCTAGTGACTCCATAAGCTCTTTTCCTTATACCAAAGACTAAACTCTGCAATTCACGGTGTTAGTTGACCTATTTTACCTTGCCCTCTCCAAGTCATCACTGAAATATGATTGATGCTCATTAGTTCTGTATGTATCTGCTCACCAGTATACTTATAAATTGCACTGCAAAACAGTAACTACTGCTAAAATGATTACAAAGCCACACTTGTCTGTTGTGAAAAATTGTAGGCCTGTTTGGGAATGGAAGAGATGAGAGTTCAGactgttctgttaaaaaaaaaaccaaccttaTTTTGTCACTTATAAACTTTCTTGTGTGTACGCATGTTTTAGGGACTTTTTGTAACAATAGTATGTAGTTGTAACTCTGCAAGTGTCACAGGGACATGTAATAGTTATTTAGGAATGTAGTGTTTCAGTCGCTTTTGTGAAGGGCACAGATGCAAAAGGGAATGAGTGAATACTTTTTGGCCttctgaaaatgcatttcatCAAGAAAGATGCCCTCTCTGAGtgtaacagaaaaaataatctagACTTCTTGAGTATAAGAAATTAATaggctgagggttttttttttttggggggggggggggggaggaattcTGTTCCTTGTCTGCATATTTTCAGATTAGCATCTCTTTTCAATGTCTCACCTCCTGCtcttaaaatattaagaaaatatcaGTACTATAGTGTATTTAAAATTTGTATAAGCCTGGATTACAAAGTGAGTTGAGTCATTTAATTTGCTGATGTAAATGTGTGAAAGTTAAAATCATGAGAAAAGCCAAattcttccatcctttttttcatataaaaagaCAGAGTATATTGGAGTCGTTACAGTTTGATAATAATGTTAACAAAAGCAgattctgttttctgtgagcctttCCTTGCTTTGATGAAAAATACAGAGAGGCTGGTAGTTTGCACTTGTACAGTAGCAGTAAATAGATAACAGACGCTGTTGCTCAGCAAGCAAAATATATTGAAAAGAGAAGCTGTATAGACATCCTTGAAGA from Dromaius novaehollandiae isolate bDroNov1 chromosome 1, bDroNov1.hap1, whole genome shotgun sequence encodes the following:
- the ARMC10 gene encoding armadillo repeat-containing protein 10 isoform X3 — translated: MLTDNHPPKSPHTMDADDLQKLIHLLQSTDDPLIQEQALITLSNSAAFSVNQDIIRNLDGLSIIGRVLSDCIPRVKEKALNALNNLSMNIKNQKEIQVYIMQVCKDIESAPLNSDLQLAGLRLLTNMSVTSDYHHMMINSIPCFLHLLSEGNERTQIQVLKVLVNLSVNPAMTRHILRAQVPSLLLLFDNCINRDILLRALMFAANLKKNVSNEDGTMLQNWYSEDSVFFTLCGDSTPFAQKLASLLHHPDTEVKEQVVKILTQ
- the ARMC10 gene encoding armadillo repeat-containing protein 10 isoform X2, whose amino-acid sequence is MGAARGAALRAGALGLLLLAAGACYCLWRRAAGGGRRGRRGPGASAGGGREAPCGPPSDNHPPKSPHTMDADDLQKLIHLLQSTDDPLIQEQALITLSNSAAFSVNQDIIRNLDGLSIIGRVLSDCIPRVKEKALNALNNLSMNIKNQKEIQVYIMQVCKDIESAPLNSDLQLAGLRLLTNMSVTSDYHHMMINSIPCFLHLLSEGNERTQIQVLKVLVNLSVNPAMTRHILRAQVPSLLLLFDNCINRDILLRALMFAANLKKNVSNEDGTMLQNWYSEDSVFFTLCGDSTPFAQKLASLLHHPDTEVKEQVVKILTQ
- the ARMC10 gene encoding armadillo repeat-containing protein 10 isoform X4; this encodes MDADDLQKLIHLLQSTDDPLIQEQALITLSNSAAFSVNQDIIRNLDGLSIIGRVLSDCIPRVKEKALNALNNLSMNIKNQKEIQVYIMQVCKDIESAPLNSDLQLAGLRLLTNMSVTSDYHHMMINSIPCFLHLLSEGNERTQIQVLKVLVNLSVNPAMTRHILRAQVPSLLLLFDNCINRDILLRALMFAANLKKNVSNEDGTMLQNWYSEDSVFFTLCGDSTPFAQKLASLLHHPDTEVKEQVVKILTQ
- the ARMC10 gene encoding armadillo repeat-containing protein 10 isoform X1; the encoded protein is MGAARGAALRAGALGLLLLAAGACYCLWRRAAGGGRRGRRGPGASAGGGREAPCGPPSVLTDNHPPKSPHTMDADDLQKLIHLLQSTDDPLIQEQALITLSNSAAFSVNQDIIRNLDGLSIIGRVLSDCIPRVKEKALNALNNLSMNIKNQKEIQVYIMQVCKDIESAPLNSDLQLAGLRLLTNMSVTSDYHHMMINSIPCFLHLLSEGNERTQIQVLKVLVNLSVNPAMTRHILRAQVPSLLLLFDNCINRDILLRALMFAANLKKNVSNEDGTMLQNWYSEDSVFFTLCGDSTPFAQKLASLLHHPDTEVKEQVVKILTQ